From one Desulfurobacterium thermolithotrophum DSM 11699 genomic stretch:
- the rho gene encoding transcription termination factor Rho has translation MAENTLEGLTIAELQKMSIFDLRKIAKSLGIDVKAVKKQELIKRILEKDAEKRGAIFRVGVLEVLPDGFGFLRSPENNYLPSSSDVYVSPSQIRKFGLRTGDTIAGEVRPPKENEKYFALLKVDAINWEPAEIAKTRPQFDQLTPLHPTERFRLEHDPSELSTRVVDLITPIGKGQRGLIVAPPRAGKTVLLQKMANAIKTNYPDTYLIILLIDERPEEVTDMKRNTLADEVISSTFDEPPERHAQVAEIVIEKAKRLVEHKKDVVILLDSLTRLARAYNTLTPPSGKILSGGIDAHAFHKPKRFFGAARNIEEGGSLTIIATALVETGSRMDDVIFEEFKGTGNMEIVLDRQLVERRVFPAINIQKSGTRKEELLLSEWELNRIWILRRLLTSMSPVESMEFLLEKLKKYKTNEDFLKAMNA, from the coding sequence ATGGCAGAAAATACATTAGAGGGCTTGACTATTGCAGAGCTCCAGAAAATGAGTATTTTTGACCTGAGGAAGATTGCTAAGTCTCTTGGGATTGATGTTAAAGCTGTAAAAAAGCAAGAACTTATAAAGAGAATTCTAGAGAAAGATGCAGAAAAAAGAGGAGCTATTTTCAGAGTAGGTGTTTTAGAAGTTTTACCTGATGGATTTGGTTTCCTCCGTTCTCCTGAAAATAATTATCTTCCAAGTTCAAGTGATGTTTATGTTTCTCCTTCCCAAATAAGAAAGTTTGGTCTTAGAACAGGAGATACTATTGCAGGAGAAGTAAGGCCTCCTAAAGAAAATGAAAAATATTTTGCTCTTTTAAAAGTTGATGCTATAAATTGGGAACCGGCAGAAATTGCAAAAACAAGACCTCAATTTGATCAGCTTACTCCACTTCATCCAACTGAAAGATTTAGGCTTGAGCATGACCCTTCAGAACTTTCTACAAGGGTTGTTGATTTAATTACTCCTATCGGAAAAGGACAAAGAGGTCTTATCGTTGCTCCTCCAAGGGCAGGAAAAACAGTTCTTCTTCAAAAGATGGCAAATGCTATAAAGACTAACTATCCTGATACTTATCTCATCATTCTCCTCATAGATGAAAGACCTGAAGAAGTTACAGACATGAAAAGGAACACTTTAGCAGATGAGGTTATAAGTTCAACTTTTGATGAGCCACCTGAAAGACATGCTCAAGTTGCAGAAATTGTTATAGAAAAGGCAAAAAGATTAGTTGAACACAAAAAAGATGTTGTCATTCTTCTTGATAGTCTTACAAGACTTGCGAGAGCGTACAATACTTTAACTCCTCCAAGCGGAAAAATTCTTTCTGGTGGTATTGATGCTCATGCATTCCACAAACCTAAGAGATTTTTTGGAGCTGCTAGAAACATAGAAGAAGGTGGAAGTCTTACAATTATAGCTACAGCTCTTGTTGAAACTGGAAGTCGTATGGATGATGTAATATTTGAAGAGTTCAAGGGAACAGGTAACATGGAAATTGTTCTTGATAGACAGCTTGTGGAAAGGAGAGTGTTCCCCGCAATAAATATTCAAAAGTCAGGAACTAGAAAAGAAGAACTCCTTCTTTCAGAGTGGGAGTTAAATAGAATTTGGATACTTAGAAGACTTCTTACATC
- the tatC gene encoding twin-arginine translocase subunit TatC — MSKRIVNPEEELPVTEHIEELRQRIFKSVIALIVGFLVAWPFKKDILLFLERPLPENLKGKLIFLSPPEAFFTALKVSFFAGILIALPFVLYQVWKFIEPGLYEHEKKFIVPFIFFSLLFFFTGASFAYFVILPFGLKFLLGFMDDILTPQITVGSYISFVIQLILAFGFVFLLPVVVWLLSKLGIINYKMLEKNRKYAILIIFVVAAVLTPPDIFSQIMMALPLLGLYELSIWIAKITGREE; from the coding sequence ATGTCAAAGAGAATTGTTAATCCGGAAGAAGAATTACCAGTAACAGAGCATATAGAAGAACTTAGGCAAAGGATTTTTAAATCGGTTATAGCCTTAATAGTTGGTTTTTTAGTAGCTTGGCCTTTTAAGAAGGATATTCTACTTTTCTTAGAAAGACCATTACCAGAAAACTTAAAGGGTAAGTTAATTTTCCTTTCTCCTCCAGAAGCTTTCTTTACAGCTTTAAAAGTTTCTTTCTTTGCTGGAATTTTAATTGCTCTTCCTTTTGTTCTGTATCAGGTATGGAAATTCATAGAACCTGGACTTTATGAGCATGAAAAAAAGTTTATAGTTCCCTTTATCTTCTTTTCCTTGCTTTTTTTCTTTACAGGAGCATCTTTTGCCTACTTTGTAATTCTTCCTTTTGGTTTAAAGTTCTTATTAGGATTTATGGATGATATTTTGACTCCTCAAATTACAGTCGGTAGTTATATTTCCTTTGTCATTCAGCTGATATTAGCATTTGGATTTGTTTTTCTTCTTCCAGTTGTTGTTTGGTTGCTTTCTAAGCTTGGAATCATAAATTATAAAATGCTTGAAAAGAATAGAAAGTATGCTATACTCATTATATTTGTAGTAGCAGCAGTTCTAACTCCTCCCGATATATTTTCCCAAATTATGATGGCTTTACCTCTTTTAGGTCTTTACGAGCTTAGTATATGGATAGCAAAAATTACGGGAAGGGAAGAGTAA
- the tatA gene encoding twin-arginine translocase TatA/TatE family subunit has translation MFGIGTQELIIILVIALLIFGPKKLPELARSTGKAINEFRKASSGILDEEEAKKENEKDKEKTVVAGTQKKEEAEKIKVKE, from the coding sequence ATGTTTGGTATTGGTACCCAAGAACTTATTATAATTCTTGTAATCGCCCTTCTTATTTTTGGTCCTAAAAAGTTGCCTGAATTGGCAAGATCCACAGGAAAGGCAATAAATGAGTTTAGGAAAGCTTCCTCAGGTATTTTAGATGAAGAAGAAGCAAAGAAGGAGAATGAAAAGGATAAAGAAAAGACAGTTGTAGCTGGTACACAAAAAAAAGAAGAAGCAGAAAAAATAAAAGTTAAGGAATAA
- the trpA gene encoding tryptophan synthase subunit alpha codes for MERIKNCFEKLLLKGEKPLIVYATACDPSCSESVEIFKLILKYADMVEIGMPFSDPLADGPTIQKAHERALSSGANTQKVFELVKKIREFESEKPIILMGYYNPIFVYGEDKFIRDAFNAGVDGFIVPDLPPEEGEDFARKVKSMKLSPIFLAAPTSTDERVRKIGEVTGEFIYYVSVTGITGEREELAYKEIGKDIERIKRITGKKTVVGFGISRGKHIREMYNTPDGFVVGSAVVKRIEKGNFEELESLLRELKEATKPC; via the coding sequence ATGGAAAGAATAAAAAACTGTTTTGAGAAGCTTCTTTTAAAAGGAGAAAAACCTTTAATAGTTTATGCTACAGCTTGTGATCCTAGTTGTTCTGAATCTGTAGAGATCTTTAAATTAATCTTGAAATATGCTGATATGGTAGAGATAGGAATGCCCTTTTCTGATCCTTTGGCCGATGGTCCTACTATTCAAAAAGCTCATGAAAGAGCTCTATCTTCAGGAGCAAACACTCAAAAGGTTTTTGAACTTGTTAAGAAAATTAGAGAATTTGAGAGTGAAAAGCCTATAATTTTAATGGGATACTATAATCCAATATTCGTTTATGGCGAAGATAAGTTTATTAGAGATGCATTTAACGCAGGCGTGGATGGCTTTATAGTTCCAGACCTTCCTCCTGAAGAAGGAGAGGATTTTGCTAGAAAAGTTAAGTCTATGAAGTTATCTCCCATTTTCTTAGCAGCTCCAACAAGTACCGATGAAAGGGTGAGAAAAATAGGAGAAGTTACAGGTGAGTTTATTTATTATGTTTCTGTTACAGGAATTACAGGAGAAAGAGAAGAACTTGCTTATAAAGAAATAGGAAAAGATATTGAAAGAATTAAAAGAATTACTGGAAAGAAAACGGTAGTTGGTTTTGGAATTTCAAGAGGAAAACATATAAGAGAAATGTATAATACTCCTGATGGATTTGTAGTTGGTAGTGCGGTAGTCAAAAGAATAGAAAAAGGAAATTTTGAAGAATTAGAATCTCTTTTGAGAGAGCTCAAAGAAGCAACTAAACCTTGTTGA
- a CDS encoding DedA family protein, which yields MELANLVEVSVQFIKSHPEFACFFLFLWTFLETGLLIGLFLPAEKILILAAVLVSKGIISPWSFLFCGILGTFLGYTATYFVGHYFGEEKLEKNLERFKLSKEEILKTKEFIKTKGKLAILLGRFIPVVRAVLPLLIGTFRVPLKEFSFYNLLGAILWVSSYILIGNLIEKTLSIIIRHKLFGIVLFAILFLLYLVWRKYGKNKKLF from the coding sequence GTGGAACTTGCGAATCTTGTAGAAGTGTCCGTTCAATTTATCAAGTCTCATCCTGAATTTGCTTGCTTTTTCCTCTTTCTATGGACATTTTTAGAAACAGGACTATTAATAGGTCTTTTCTTACCTGCTGAAAAAATACTAATCCTTGCAGCAGTTCTTGTTTCAAAAGGCATCATTTCTCCTTGGAGTTTCCTTTTCTGCGGAATTCTTGGTACTTTTCTTGGTTATACTGCAACTTACTTTGTTGGTCACTACTTTGGTGAGGAAAAGTTAGAAAAGAATCTAGAAAGATTCAAGCTTAGTAAAGAAGAAATCTTAAAAACCAAGGAATTCATAAAGACTAAAGGAAAATTAGCCATCCTTTTGGGAAGATTTATTCCTGTTGTAAGAGCTGTTTTACCATTACTCATAGGAACGTTTAGAGTTCCTTTAAAAGAATTTTCTTTTTATAATCTGCTTGGTGCAATTCTTTGGGTTTCTTCCTATATTTTGATAGGGAACTTGATAGAAAAAACTTTATCAATTATTATTAGACACAAACTATTTGGTATAGTACTCTTTGCTATATTATTCTTACTTTACTTAGTTTGGAGAAAGTATGGAAAGAATAAAAAACTGTTTTGA
- the rpmE gene encoding 50S ribosomal protein L31, translated as MKKGIHPEYKETRIVCACGNTWVTRSTKFPEIKVEVCNQCHPFFTGSQKQKAVRGRVEKFMAKYGDKY; from the coding sequence ATGAAAAAGGGCATTCATCCAGAATACAAGGAAACAAGGATTGTTTGTGCCTGTGGTAACACTTGGGTTACAAGATCCACAAAATTTCCTGAGATTAAAGTTGAAGTTTGCAACCAGTGTCATCCATTCTTTACCGGTAGCCAAAAGCAAAAAGCTGTAAGGGGTAGAGTAGAGAAGTTTATGGCTAAGTACGGAGATAAGTATTAA
- a CDS encoding FAD-dependent thymidylate synthase: protein MGIVLLSQTENMLKVIATAARVCYSGLPLKELLSKYSEEEDRKLIERVVGMGHLSVVEHGVMTFKVDSSYKDELFKIMIDKPFLKISDIGNGFIVSLNLRTILELISEKPNLRFTKKISKFLPDFLFRQKNQ, encoded by the coding sequence ATGGGAATTGTCCTTTTATCTCAGACAGAAAATATGCTTAAGGTGATAGCTACTGCAGCTCGGGTTTGTTATTCCGGGCTGCCTTTAAAAGAGCTTTTATCTAAATATTCTGAAGAGGAAGATAGGAAGTTAATAGAGCGTGTTGTAGGAATGGGGCATCTTTCTGTAGTTGAGCATGGAGTTATGACTTTCAAAGTTGATAGTTCCTACAAAGACGAACTTTTCAAGATAATGATAGATAAACCGTTTCTTAAAATATCCGATATAGGCAACGGTTTTATTGTTTCTCTAAACTTAAGAACAATTTTAGAATTGATATCGGAAAAACCTAACTTAAGATTTACAAAAAAAATTTCAAAGTTTCTTCCTGATTTTCTTTTTAGACAGAAAAATCAATAG
- a CDS encoding flagellar hook-length control protein FliK encodes MEIRRIEGIIPVEAVSKDLPFKLENFSYHDMKKLLSTITSGQSKKDLGEDLQSTLIKAVFEGFTPEGKVKLRVGDLLLIADVEVDREFSIGEELLFRLKSIYPRIELSFVKKEEILSNFISKLRLVLPSFSSEKLLLLGEILKKPEIMNALYTYISVHYKELLEEFKQFSESFKSGILSKLLSPYSIFVALLLLEDELYQEVKEKLPQSITQKNIKDAINTLISIHSLFILGSIIAFPFFFTDNFKGNVYMVLAEDESDPHSVFIELKTKLGTLGIFIMLLNESIMLEIVAENKKLLDLFKNNLNELKTFFKEEGLNLVSVVFREGKRGLEEKRKKLFQNLETGFSIDFSV; translated from the coding sequence ATGGAAATAAGACGAATTGAAGGAATAATTCCTGTAGAAGCAGTTTCAAAAGATTTACCCTTTAAGCTTGAAAACTTTTCTTATCATGATATGAAAAAACTTTTATCAACCATAACCTCTGGACAATCAAAAAAAGATTTAGGAGAAGATCTTCAGTCTACTCTTATAAAAGCAGTTTTTGAAGGATTTACCCCTGAAGGAAAGGTAAAGCTTAGAGTAGGAGACCTACTCCTTATAGCTGATGTTGAAGTAGATAGAGAATTTTCTATTGGAGAAGAGCTCCTTTTTAGACTAAAATCGATATATCCTCGAATTGAGCTTTCTTTTGTAAAAAAGGAAGAAATACTTTCTAACTTCATAAGTAAGCTCAGACTTGTTCTTCCATCTTTTTCTTCGGAAAAGCTCCTTCTCTTAGGAGAAATTCTTAAAAAACCAGAAATTATGAACGCTCTCTATACCTATATTTCTGTTCACTATAAAGAACTTCTTGAGGAATTTAAACAGTTTTCAGAATCGTTTAAGTCAGGAATACTTTCAAAACTTCTTTCTCCTTATTCCATTTTTGTTGCTCTTCTTCTTTTAGAAGACGAGCTATACCAAGAAGTAAAAGAAAAACTTCCACAATCTATCACACAAAAAAATATAAAAGATGCAATAAATACCTTGATTTCTATTCATTCCCTTTTTATTTTAGGAAGTATTATTGCATTTCCATTTTTCTTTACAGATAACTTTAAAGGAAATGTTTATATGGTACTAGCAGAGGACGAGAGTGATCCTCATTCTGTTTTCATTGAGTTAAAGACAAAACTTGGAACTTTAGGAATTTTTATTATGCTCTTAAATGAAAGCATAATGTTAGAAATAGTTGCTGAGAACAAAAAGCTCTTAGACTTATTTAAAAACAATCTAAATGAGTTAAAAACTTTTTTTAAAGAAGAAGGTCTCAATCTTGTTTCTGTTGTTTTTAGAGAAGGAAAAAGAGGTCTTGAAGAAAAGAGGAAAAAGTTATTTCAAAATTTAGAAACCGGATTTTCTATTGATTTTTCTGTCTAA
- the cysK gene encoding cysteine synthase A, which yields MLSRSILENIGNTPLLRIEIEGVELFLKLEMFNPGGSIKDRVALAIIEDAEKKGELSQKKAVIEATSGNTGIGLVLVCAAKGYKCIIVMPENMSEERKKILRAYGAELILTPAEEGIPGAVKKVEELVRKDPEKYFHARQFENPVNPLIHYETTAVEILEQMGVLPEIFVAGVGTGGTLTGIGKRFKEVNPECLLVAVEPDTSAVISGKPAGVHKIQGIGAGFIPKVLDVELIDKVETVSFEEAKKYSNLLASRFGILSGISAGANVRVAIKVAKETGKKKRVVTILPDTGERYLSTDLFD from the coding sequence ATGTTGTCAAGGTCTATTCTTGAAAATATAGGGAATACACCTCTTTTAAGAATAGAGATAGAGGGTGTGGAACTCTTTCTCAAACTTGAAATGTTTAATCCTGGAGGTTCAATTAAGGATAGAGTTGCACTTGCAATTATCGAAGATGCAGAGAAGAAAGGAGAGTTGTCACAAAAAAAAGCAGTTATTGAGGCAACAAGTGGAAATACAGGAATCGGTCTTGTACTTGTTTGTGCAGCTAAAGGTTATAAATGCATTATTGTTATGCCTGAGAATATGAGTGAAGAAAGAAAAAAAATACTGAGAGCTTACGGTGCAGAGCTCATTCTTACTCCAGCAGAAGAAGGAATACCAGGAGCTGTTAAAAAAGTAGAAGAACTTGTTAGAAAAGATCCTGAAAAGTACTTTCACGCAAGACAGTTTGAAAATCCTGTTAATCCTTTAATTCACTATGAAACAACAGCTGTTGAAATCTTAGAGCAAATGGGCGTTTTACCTGAAATTTTTGTTGCAGGAGTTGGAACAGGAGGAACATTAACTGGTATCGGCAAAAGGTTTAAGGAAGTAAATCCAGAGTGCCTTCTTGTAGCAGTTGAACCAGATACATCTGCAGTTATCTCAGGAAAACCTGCAGGAGTGCACAAAATTCAAGGGATAGGAGCTGGATTTATACCCAAGGTTTTAGATGTTGAACTTATAGATAAAGTAGAAACTGTTTCCTTTGAAGAGGCAAAGAAGTATTCAAATCTTCTTGCATCACGGTTTGGGATTCTTTCAGGTATATCAGCAGGAGCAAATGTGAGAGTAGCCATTAAGGTTGCAAAAGAAACTGGAAAGAAAAAAAGAGTAGTTACTATTCTTCCAGATACAGGAGAAAGATACCTTAGTACAGACCTTTTTGATTAG
- a CDS encoding tRNA (guanine-N1)-methyltransferase: MRFKKPKELVATRLKEAGFRRPKLLFHPKRGDIFNRIAYGLVKGKFGIFTEKEIGEELLPGCKVDECYEIKLLAFMGDEKPDSAIVRGRKGIVNFSDIDFEYPLIAVDLSFYNKLLPREKKSLLNQIEITYGVVKDFFTPENFVLTSVSNEARKELEKFFTPYIPFSILDKPEQKEIIVLDPYGNKDFTHEEITPQTLIVVGGIVDSGERMIGSTKEIFPNVKHRKISYKGSIELVPDRINDIVKIVCQYLTEDISLSEAVRQNITRTAKLKWLRKELEKNLVRFSLKGKILRGIPEKLYKQWKEEFELTDFHFKKGAKHIGGFFVFKNTIFEKVEGKILKRKKEIFLLEELKNEDVVKVYS; this comes from the coding sequence ATGAGATTTAAAAAACCGAAAGAATTGGTTGCTACTAGGTTGAAAGAAGCGGGTTTTAGAAGACCAAAATTGCTTTTTCACCCAAAAAGAGGCGATATTTTTAACCGTATTGCTTATGGTTTAGTGAAAGGAAAATTTGGAATTTTTACTGAAAAAGAAATAGGAGAAGAACTACTTCCAGGATGTAAAGTAGATGAATGTTACGAAATAAAGCTTCTTGCTTTTATGGGAGATGAAAAGCCTGATTCAGCAATAGTAAGAGGAAGAAAAGGTATTGTAAACTTTAGTGATATTGATTTTGAATACCCTTTAATTGCTGTGGATCTTTCCTTTTATAACAAACTTTTACCAAGAGAGAAAAAAAGTCTTCTAAATCAGATTGAGATAACTTATGGCGTGGTGAAAGACTTCTTTACTCCAGAAAACTTTGTCCTTACTTCTGTTAGTAATGAAGCAAGAAAGGAACTTGAAAAATTTTTTACTCCTTACATCCCTTTTTCTATTCTTGATAAACCTGAACAAAAAGAAATTATAGTTCTTGACCCTTACGGAAATAAGGACTTTACTCATGAAGAAATTACTCCTCAAACCCTAATTGTTGTTGGTGGTATTGTTGATAGCGGTGAGAGAATGATAGGATCTACTAAGGAGATTTTTCCAAATGTTAAACATAGAAAAATCTCTTATAAAGGAAGTATAGAGCTTGTACCAGATAGGATAAACGATATCGTTAAGATTGTTTGTCAGTACTTAACTGAAGACATTTCTCTATCTGAGGCTGTAAGGCAAAATATTACAAGAACTGCAAAGTTAAAATGGTTAAGAAAAGAATTGGAAAAGAACTTAGTAAGGTTTTCGTTAAAGGGAAAAATTTTAAGGGGAATTCCTGAAAAACTTTACAAGCAATGGAAAGAAGAATTTGAACTTACCGACTTTCACTTTAAGAAAGGAGCTAAACATATTGGTGGATTTTTTGTCTTTAAAAACACTATTTTTGAAAAAGTAGAAGGTAAAATCCTTAAAAGGAAGAAAGAAATCTTTTTATTAGAGGAGTTAAAGAATGAAGATGTTGTCAAGGTCTATTCTTGA
- the argJ gene encoding bifunctional glutamate N-acetyltransferase/amino-acid acetyltransferase ArgJ has product MKKGIAEVPGIACGTGFGGIKRTEKKVDRPDTLVVVTDEPSNFAAVFTTNDIQAAPVKFSKSLKGKINGIVANSGNANACTGEQGLKDAEEMARIVSKLTGKEKPFLVASTGVIGEPLPMDRVKKGIEEAVKNLGKAKGEEPARAIMTTDTFPKTAFREGNGFVIGGIAKGAGMIDPSMATMLSFVATDAKVSSEMLQRALKEAVDVSFNAITVDGDMSTNDCVFILSTGKSEKIIDDSNYEEFKEVLTAVLKELAYQIVKDGEGATKVARIVVKGAKTTKQARAIARKIALSPLVKTAIFGCDPNWGRIIAAAGAASTGIEEEKVELYIGNYLLFKGKRTDFIEEEVFKYLKENDEIVIKLYLNLGNHSFEYLTCDLTYDYVKINAEYRT; this is encoded by the coding sequence ATGAAGAAAGGAATAGCAGAAGTTCCGGGAATAGCCTGTGGTACAGGTTTTGGAGGGATTAAGAGAACGGAAAAAAAAGTTGATAGACCTGATACACTTGTTGTAGTTACAGATGAGCCTTCAAATTTTGCTGCTGTGTTTACAACAAACGATATTCAAGCAGCTCCAGTAAAGTTTTCAAAGTCTTTAAAAGGAAAAATTAATGGTATTGTGGCAAATAGCGGTAATGCTAATGCCTGTACTGGAGAACAGGGATTAAAAGATGCAGAGGAAATGGCAAGGATAGTATCTAAGCTTACTGGAAAGGAAAAGCCATTTTTAGTGGCCTCAACAGGAGTAATTGGTGAACCTCTTCCAATGGATAGAGTAAAAAAGGGAATAGAGGAAGCAGTTAAAAACCTTGGAAAAGCAAAGGGAGAAGAACCAGCAAGAGCAATAATGACAACAGATACTTTTCCAAAAACTGCTTTTAGAGAAGGTAATGGTTTTGTTATAGGTGGAATTGCAAAAGGTGCTGGAATGATAGATCCTTCAATGGCGACAATGCTTTCATTTGTTGCAACAGATGCTAAAGTAAGTAGTGAAATGCTTCAAAGAGCTCTAAAAGAAGCAGTAGACGTTTCTTTTAATGCAATTACAGTCGATGGAGATATGAGTACAAACGACTGCGTATTTATCTTATCAACAGGAAAGTCTGAGAAAATAATTGATGACTCAAACTATGAAGAGTTTAAAGAAGTCTTAACAGCGGTTCTTAAAGAACTTGCTTACCAAATAGTCAAAGATGGTGAAGGAGCAACAAAAGTAGCTAGAATTGTTGTTAAAGGGGCAAAAACTACAAAACAAGCAAGAGCAATTGCAAGAAAGATTGCACTCTCTCCTCTTGTTAAAACTGCTATTTTTGGTTGCGATCCTAACTGGGGAAGAATAATTGCCGCAGCTGGAGCAGCATCAACGGGAATAGAAGAAGAAAAAGTTGAACTTTACATAGGAAACTACCTTCTCTTCAAAGGTAAAAGAACAGATTTCATAGAAGAAGAAGTTTTCAAGTATTTAAAAGAAAATGACGAAATTGTTATTAAACTTTATCTCAATCTTGGGAACCACTCTTTTGAATATCTAACTTGTGACTTAACGTACGACTACGTAAAAATAAATGCAGAATATAGAACTTAA
- a CDS encoding type III pantothenate kinase — MADLLIDVGNSFVKAAIWEKGKVCSLFKLSTLTFLKHPELLIEKLKNFHWERVGISSVVKEATDILRKLFPDAVFVSADLELPIKIEYDTPRTLGADRIANACGGLEFERSFAIVSVGTAVVVDLVENQTFKGGIIFPGLEIMAETLSLKTSQLPKINEIKEIQIPGKSTKECIESGIFLAVVGGIKEALNTYNMDTVLITGGNSNILKTFIKNSIIVSDLTFKGIKKILDEN; from the coding sequence ATGGCAGATTTACTAATAGATGTTGGAAATAGTTTTGTTAAAGCTGCCATTTGGGAGAAAGGAAAGGTATGCTCTTTATTTAAACTTTCTACTTTAACTTTTTTAAAACATCCAGAACTTTTGATAGAAAAGCTTAAAAATTTTCATTGGGAAAGAGTAGGAATCTCTTCTGTCGTTAAAGAGGCAACAGATATCTTAAGAAAACTTTTTCCTGATGCTGTTTTTGTATCAGCAGATTTAGAACTTCCAATAAAAATTGAATATGACACTCCAAGAACTCTTGGAGCAGATAGAATAGCAAATGCCTGTGGTGGCTTGGAGTTTGAAAGATCCTTTGCTATTGTGAGTGTAGGAACAGCGGTAGTCGTAGATTTAGTAGAAAATCAAACTTTTAAAGGAGGAATTATTTTTCCTGGACTAGAAATTATGGCTGAAACTTTAAGTTTAAAAACTTCACAACTACCAAAGATCAATGAAATAAAGGAAATCCAAATTCCCGGAAAATCAACTAAAGAGTGTATAGAGAGTGGTATTTTTTTAGCAGTAGTTGGAGGAATAAAAGAAGCTTTGAACACCTATAATATGGATACAGTTTTAATAACTGGAGGAAATTCCAACATCTTGAAAACCTTTATAAAGAATTCCATCATAGTTTCGGATTTAACTTTTAAAGGTATAAAAAAAATTTTAGATGAAAATTAA
- a CDS encoding cytochrome c3 family protein produces MEKNGKKLLISGIAGLAVVGAAVLVSAQIIKATNQPSFCGSCHEMKPMIETWKESSHFGRASCVDCHLPHDNIFNYLAVKAKSGIKDFVGHVSHEGYMNDPEHWIEKRKERERYVFVSNCKRCHSVLPDNFFHRQLQRGEIQGDCLTCHWDVGHGPNLKMKIEKFFGKEETVSLTISPEDSSNLKNVNVWESDCAKCHNGQTASSKKELKEKFKTPEAFVKAARESTHPLMALYKNNEESLRKAAEEIYEN; encoded by the coding sequence ATGGAAAAAAACGGAAAAAAACTCTTAATAAGTGGAATAGCAGGTTTAGCAGTAGTTGGAGCAGCTGTTTTAGTTTCTGCACAAATAATAAAAGCAACAAATCAACCTTCATTTTGTGGTTCTTGCCATGAGATGAAGCCTATGATTGAAACATGGAAGGAAAGTTCTCATTTCGGAAGGGCTTCTTGTGTTGACTGTCACCTTCCCCACGACAACATTTTTAATTACCTTGCTGTAAAAGCAAAATCTGGAATAAAGGATTTTGTAGGTCATGTTTCCCATGAAGGATATATGAACGATCCTGAACATTGGATAGAAAAAAGAAAGGAAAGAGAGCGTTATGTTTTCGTTTCAAACTGTAAGCGTTGCCATTCTGTTTTACCTGATAACTTCTTCCATAGACAACTTCAAAGAGGAGAAATTCAAGGAGACTGCCTAACTTGCCACTGGGATGTAGGCCATGGGCCAAATCTTAAAATGAAAATAGAAAAGTTTTTTGGAAAAGAAGAAACAGTTTCTCTTACTATTTCTCCTGAAGATTCTTCTAATCTTAAAAATGTAAACGTATGGGAATCAGACTGTGCTAAATGTCATAATGGACAAACCGCTTCTTCAAAAAAAGAACTAAAGGAAAAGTTCAAAACACCTGAAGCTTTCGTCAAAGCAGCAAGAGAATCAACGCATCCTCTTATGGCACTTTATAAAAATAATGAGGAATCCCTTAGAAAAGCAGCCGAAGAGATTTACGAAAATTAA